One window of Posidoniimonas polymericola genomic DNA carries:
- a CDS encoding sigma-54-dependent transcriptional regulator, whose product MSDETFSVLIVDDEPNIRSGLEKGLIKEADSIVQAGDADEAWELFQKTPFQLVIADIRLPSAMNGLELLERLLRSRPQTSVIVITAHGTVETAVQAMRLGAFDFITKPLDLDLIRQQVAKAREHHRLQVEVQELRTRLADAGEVSGIVGNSPTMLRVLREVRQVARTDATVMICGESGTGKELIARALHDLSDRSENAFVAVNLGALPETLLESELFGHEKGSFTGANRQKPGCFERARGGSLFLDEITEIPAKCQVDLLRVLESQQFSRIGGEEVMDCDVRLISATNKLAAEEVEGGGFREDLYYRLNVVPINLPPLRQRREDIPLLIEHFLARLCKRHARDPKTLSADALQRLVAARWPGNVRQLRNAVERLVVTVHADTIHAEDLPDDLDPATPGASAADCCTLADAVETAEKATIQASLAACGYHREKSAKMLGVSVRTLHYKMNRYGLH is encoded by the coding sequence ATGAGCGATGAAACCTTCAGCGTCCTGATCGTCGACGACGAGCCCAACATTCGGTCCGGCCTCGAGAAGGGACTGATCAAAGAGGCCGATTCGATCGTTCAGGCGGGCGACGCCGACGAGGCGTGGGAGCTCTTCCAGAAAACGCCATTCCAGCTGGTGATCGCCGACATCCGGCTGCCGAGCGCCATGAACGGCCTCGAGCTGCTCGAGCGGCTGCTGCGGAGCCGCCCGCAGACAAGCGTGATCGTGATCACCGCCCACGGCACGGTCGAGACCGCCGTGCAGGCAATGCGGCTCGGCGCGTTCGACTTCATCACCAAGCCGCTCGACCTCGACCTGATCCGTCAGCAGGTCGCCAAGGCCCGCGAGCACCACCGGCTGCAGGTCGAGGTGCAAGAGCTCCGCACCAGGCTGGCGGACGCCGGCGAGGTGTCTGGCATTGTTGGCAACAGCCCCACCATGCTCCGCGTCCTCCGCGAGGTCCGCCAGGTCGCCCGGACCGACGCCACGGTGATGATCTGCGGCGAGAGCGGCACCGGCAAAGAGCTGATCGCCCGCGCACTGCACGACCTGAGCGACCGCAGCGAGAACGCGTTCGTCGCGGTGAACCTCGGCGCGCTGCCCGAGACGCTGCTCGAGAGTGAGCTGTTTGGTCACGAAAAGGGTTCGTTCACCGGCGCCAACCGTCAGAAGCCGGGCTGCTTCGAGCGGGCGCGGGGCGGCTCGCTGTTCCTCGACGAGATCACCGAGATCCCGGCCAAGTGCCAGGTCGACCTGCTGCGCGTGCTCGAATCGCAGCAGTTCAGCCGGATCGGCGGCGAGGAGGTCATGGACTGCGACGTGCGGCTCATCTCGGCGACCAACAAGCTGGCGGCCGAGGAGGTCGAAGGGGGCGGCTTCCGCGAGGACCTCTACTACCGGCTGAATGTCGTGCCGATCAATCTGCCGCCGCTCCGGCAGCGGCGCGAGGACATCCCGCTGTTAATCGAGCACTTTCTTGCACGGCTCTGCAAGCGGCACGCACGCGACCCCAAGACGCTCTCTGCCGACGCGTTGCAGCGGCTGGTCGCAGCGCGGTGGCCGGGCAATGTGCGGCAACTCCGTAACGCCGTCGAGCGGCTGGTCGTGACGGTGCACGCCGACACGATCCACGCCGAGGACCTGCCGGACGACCTCGACCCTGCAACTCCTGGCGCCTCGGCCGCAGATTGCTGCACCCTGGCCGACGCCGTCGAGACGGCCGAAAAGGCCACGATCCAGGCCTCGCTGGCCGCGTGCGGTTACCACCGCGAGAAATCCGCCAAAATGCTCGGCGTAAGCGTCCGCACGCTGCACTACAAGATGAACCGGTACGGGCTGCACTGA
- a CDS encoding two-component system sensor histidine kinase NtrB, translating into MFNDDQSARGVRPRWAIAALALLSLTALSIAAWILADFAAELEVLKQISNHLPASHLPEATELAAELRFQSRLSLALILITIASSIAMTLLVRAYLNSENSLREARVLATDILGSIDQGIITTDQNAKILSINPCGELLLEQSTSDAGLVFPPAHQPLAEICREALQSHSSVRDRDYVVDYAGHARTLRAGSSLLRDHKQRLIGTVVHVRDVTEKVLIEQRLRRMERYMSLGSLASGLQHEIKNPLSALALHVQLLRESLEEDSRSAEARATLDVLQNETRRITNVLEGFRDFASVDKLTRCDADLVELVHRAVGLVLPQAKGQGVTIETATPGGRPLTVNLDTVRIEQVLLNLMLNALAAMPKGGEMFVGARADGGSVVIEVADNGPGIPEDLADKVFDPYFTTRSTGTGMGLAICEKIVNQHDGVIDFETSPAGTRFTIALPTVDTPTVESQTTSASNDAAIG; encoded by the coding sequence ATGTTCAACGATGACCAGTCAGCTCGCGGGGTAAGGCCACGCTGGGCGATCGCCGCCCTGGCGCTGCTCAGCCTGACCGCGCTCTCGATCGCGGCCTGGATTCTGGCGGACTTTGCGGCCGAGCTGGAGGTGCTCAAGCAGATCTCCAACCACCTCCCTGCAAGCCACTTGCCAGAAGCCACCGAATTGGCCGCAGAATTGCGTTTCCAATCGCGACTGTCTCTTGCCCTGATCCTGATCACCATCGCCTCGAGCATTGCAATGACCCTGCTGGTGCGAGCCTACCTGAACAGCGAGAACTCGCTGCGCGAGGCGCGCGTGCTGGCCACCGACATCCTCGGCAGCATTGACCAGGGCATCATCACGACCGACCAGAACGCCAAGATCCTCAGCATCAACCCGTGCGGCGAGCTGCTCCTCGAGCAGTCGACGTCCGACGCCGGGCTCGTCTTCCCGCCGGCCCACCAGCCGCTCGCCGAAATCTGCCGCGAGGCGCTCCAATCCCACAGCAGTGTCCGCGACCGCGACTACGTGGTTGACTACGCCGGGCACGCCCGCACGCTCCGCGCCGGTTCCAGCCTGCTGCGCGACCACAAGCAGCGGCTCATCGGCACCGTTGTCCACGTCCGGGACGTCACCGAGAAGGTGCTGATTGAGCAGCGACTGCGCCGGATGGAACGCTACATGAGCCTCGGCTCGCTGGCGTCCGGCCTGCAGCACGAGATCAAGAATCCGTTGAGCGCGCTGGCGCTGCACGTGCAACTACTGCGTGAGTCGCTCGAAGAAGACAGCCGATCCGCCGAGGCCCGGGCGACCCTTGACGTCCTGCAGAACGAGACCCGTCGGATCACCAACGTGCTCGAGGGGTTCCGCGACTTCGCCTCGGTCGACAAGCTGACCCGCTGCGACGCCGACCTCGTCGAGCTGGTCCACCGCGCCGTCGGGCTCGTGCTCCCCCAGGCGAAGGGCCAGGGCGTGACCATCGAGACCGCCACGCCCGGCGGTCGCCCCCTCACGGTGAACCTCGACACGGTCCGCATCGAGCAGGTGTTGTTGAACCTGATGCTCAACGCGCTCGCCGCGATGCCCAAGGGGGGGGAGATGTTTGTCGGCGCCAGGGCCGACGGGGGATCGGTTGTGATCGAGGTCGCGGACAACGGCCCTGGGATCCCGGAAGACCTGGCCGACAAAGTGTTCGACCCGTACTTCACGACCCGCAGCACCGGCACTGGCATGGGACTTGCCATCTGTGAGAAGATTGTCAATCAGCACGACGGCGTCATCGACTTCGAGACCTCTCCCGCCGGGACGCGGTTTACGATCGCGTTGCCGACCGTCGACACCCCAACCGTCGAATCCCAAACCACTTCAGCGAGCAACGACGCGGCAATCGGCTGA
- a CDS encoding TolC family protein: protein MTPSASYSSDTRSSRLLPAIVIACLLLSAPSCCIPDLCCAKKGPAMPGDYNGRVDPDNSANIGWCEFFDDPALTDLICQAMNGNQELRILEQEVRIASLEAYGLSGEYLPFVTFGAGAGIEKSSRFTREGAVEDQLTVAPGKPFPEPLPDFLVATNILWELDIWKKLRNAQSAAAYRYLATRDGRNYVVTRVVAEVAENYYELLALDNRMETLERTIEIQQQSLENAKSMKEAARGTELAVQRFQAEVRKNESERAIIRQEILEAENRINFLVGRYPQPVERMSVEYVDLNLHALAVGVPSDLLLNRPDIRQAEKELCAAGLDVKVARARFYPSVTLRAGVGYQAFNTRYLFTSPESLIYNAAGDLIAPVINRKAIKADYLSANAKQLQAVYNYQRTVLNAFTEVINQVSKVENYRESIAFKKQQLEAMEASVVSANNLFQNARAEYVEVLLAQREMMEAKMTLIDTKRQQLAAVVNAYQALGGGGGPGVRVLPAPPSATPSPAPAGDGLLLNPSEPPLEIGSTPRPEQGGAEFGGLAPAAARSDNAVHTWQAARQHAGLLPDAEHRLEVRSDMRRDGLRRQLAGDRGFRCERPTLFDPVS, encoded by the coding sequence ATGACCCCCTCAGCGAGTTATTCGAGCGACACCCGTAGCAGCCGCCTGCTGCCCGCGATCGTGATCGCCTGCCTGCTGCTGTCGGCCCCCTCGTGCTGCATCCCCGACCTGTGCTGCGCCAAGAAGGGGCCGGCCATGCCGGGCGACTACAACGGACGCGTCGACCCCGACAACTCCGCCAACATCGGCTGGTGCGAGTTCTTCGACGACCCCGCGCTGACCGACCTGATCTGCCAGGCGATGAACGGCAACCAGGAGCTGCGGATCCTCGAGCAGGAGGTCCGCATCGCCAGCCTCGAGGCCTACGGCCTCAGCGGCGAGTACCTGCCGTTTGTCACCTTCGGCGCCGGCGCCGGCATCGAGAAGTCCAGCCGCTTCACCCGCGAGGGCGCGGTCGAGGACCAGCTGACCGTCGCGCCGGGCAAGCCGTTCCCCGAGCCGCTCCCGGACTTCCTGGTGGCGACAAACATCCTCTGGGAGCTCGATATCTGGAAGAAGCTCCGCAACGCGCAGAGCGCCGCCGCCTACCGGTACTTGGCTACCCGTGACGGGCGGAACTACGTCGTGACCCGAGTGGTCGCCGAGGTCGCCGAGAACTACTACGAGCTGCTCGCGCTCGACAACCGGATGGAGACCCTCGAGCGGACGATCGAGATCCAGCAGCAGAGCCTCGAAAATGCTAAGTCGATGAAGGAGGCCGCCCGCGGCACCGAGCTGGCCGTGCAGCGGTTCCAGGCGGAGGTCCGGAAGAACGAGAGCGAGCGGGCTATCATCCGTCAGGAGATCCTCGAGGCCGAGAACCGGATCAACTTCCTGGTCGGCCGCTACCCACAGCCGGTCGAGCGGATGTCGGTCGAGTACGTCGACCTGAATCTGCACGCGCTCGCTGTGGGCGTGCCGTCCGACCTGCTGCTCAACCGGCCAGACATCCGCCAGGCCGAGAAAGAACTGTGCGCCGCGGGACTCGACGTGAAGGTCGCCCGGGCGAGGTTCTACCCATCGGTCACGCTCCGCGCCGGCGTCGGCTACCAGGCGTTCAACACGCGGTACCTGTTCACCAGCCCGGAGTCGCTGATCTACAACGCCGCGGGCGACCTGATCGCGCCGGTGATCAACCGCAAGGCGATCAAGGCCGATTACCTCAGCGCCAACGCGAAGCAGCTGCAGGCGGTCTACAACTACCAGCGGACCGTGCTGAACGCCTTCACCGAGGTCATCAACCAGGTCTCCAAGGTTGAGAACTACCGCGAGAGCATCGCCTTCAAGAAGCAGCAGCTCGAAGCGATGGAGGCCTCGGTTGTGAGCGCCAACAACCTGTTCCAGAACGCCCGTGCCGAGTACGTCGAGGTGCTGCTCGCCCAGCGCGAGATGATGGAAGCCAAGATGACGCTGATCGACACCAAACGCCAGCAGCTCGCGGCGGTGGTGAACGCCTACCAGGCGTTGGGCGGCGGCGGCGGCCCAGGCGTGCGTGTGCTGCCGGCCCCCCCCTCGGCGACGCCCTCCCCCGCCCCGGCGGGCGACGGTCTGCTGCTGAACCCGAGCGAGCCCCCGCTAGAGATCGGCTCCACCCCCCGACCGGAGCAGGGCGGCGCCGAGTTCGGCGGCCTGGCTCCGGCGGCGGCCCGATCTGACAACGCCGTGCACACCTGGCAGGCCGCTCGTCAGCACGCCGGTCTACTGCCAGACGCCGAACACCGCCTCGAGGTCCGGTCGGACATGCGCCGCGATGGTCTGCGTCGGCAGCTCGCCGGCGATCGTGGATTTCGGTGCGAGCGGCCCACTCTCTTCGACCCAGTCTCCTAG
- a CDS encoding NAD(P)/FAD-dependent oxidoreductase, translating to MALVDTFIAGQGIAGTTLAWAVLLRGGRPVLVDGGTQPTASRVAAGLLAPVGGKRFGLAWRAAEAWPAALAFYRRVEQRLGIPLVEVEPITRLFVDEQQRGEFERRVEGPLCEWVVARDAGELGGCFKAPLGGCRVLGARLDVAAYLDHSRAYFAAGGMLIEQYLEANVLTDGALDQVLAGVASDRGRRVVLCRGFAERDSGGLPFEPGKGELLTVRAAGALVQSIGQQVVQRSVWMAPLGEARFRVGATFDRDDDSATPTKSGLLELREKLDAMLGVPYEVVEHQAGVRPIVRTRRPLAGTLPGQELVGVLNGLGANGTLWAPWVAGQYAEHLLDGKPLDAEIEANRRLDRR from the coding sequence GTGGCGTTAGTGGACACTTTTATCGCGGGACAGGGGATCGCGGGCACGACGCTCGCGTGGGCGGTGCTCCTGCGTGGTGGGCGTCCGGTGCTGGTGGACGGCGGCACGCAACCGACCGCCTCGCGGGTCGCGGCGGGTCTGCTGGCGCCGGTCGGCGGGAAGCGATTCGGGCTGGCGTGGCGGGCGGCAGAGGCGTGGCCCGCCGCCCTCGCCTTCTACCGCCGGGTCGAGCAGCGGTTGGGCATTCCGCTGGTGGAGGTCGAACCAATCACGCGTCTGTTTGTCGACGAGCAGCAACGCGGCGAGTTCGAACGCCGCGTCGAGGGCCCGCTGTGCGAGTGGGTGGTCGCCCGGGACGCCGGTGAGTTGGGCGGGTGCTTCAAGGCGCCGCTGGGGGGCTGCCGGGTGCTTGGCGCCCGGCTTGATGTGGCGGCGTACCTTGATCATTCGCGTGCGTACTTCGCCGCTGGTGGCATGCTGATCGAGCAGTACCTCGAGGCGAACGTCTTGACCGATGGCGCCCTCGATCAGGTCCTGGCCGGTGTCGCGTCCGACCGAGGTCGGCGGGTCGTGCTGTGCCGCGGGTTCGCGGAGCGGGACTCCGGCGGGCTGCCGTTCGAGCCGGGCAAGGGGGAATTGCTGACAGTCCGCGCGGCGGGGGCCCTGGTGCAGTCGATTGGGCAGCAGGTAGTGCAGCGCAGCGTGTGGATGGCGCCGTTGGGCGAGGCGCGGTTCCGCGTTGGCGCGACGTTCGACCGCGACGACGACTCGGCGACGCCCACTAAGTCCGGTCTGCTTGAGCTGCGCGAGAAGCTCGACGCGATGCTCGGCGTGCCTTACGAGGTGGTCGAACACCAGGCGGGCGTGCGGCCGATCGTCCGGACGAGGCGGCCGCTGGCGGGGACGCTGCCGGGGCAGGAGCTGGTGGGCGTGCTCAACGGTCTGGGCGCCAACGGCACGCTGTGGGCGCCGTGGGTGGCCGGCCAGTACGCCGAGCACCTGCTCGATGGAAAGCCGCTCGACGCCGAGATCGAGGCGAACCGCAGGCTAGACCGACGCTGA
- a CDS encoding efflux RND transporter permease subunit produces MFTKFLHRPALAIVISLMILFLGGLGIETLPVAQFPSVAPPTVQVSIAYPGASANVLVDSVLIPLEQSINGVQNMRYIASDATSAGEATIRIYFEPGTDPNINVVNVQNRVNIVMNRLPPLVQREGILVSQVVPSMLMYVNVYSTAENADQKFLYNFANVNIMPVLKRIQGMGLPTNLGNRSYAMRVWLKLDRMRAYNLSSDDVMEALAEQSVIGSPGRLGQATGKTSQTKEYVLTYVGRFNKPEQYENIILKANPDGEILRLKDVAEVELGSEFFDIYSDIDGHPAASIILKQSPGSNAAAVIDEVKETLEQIKEETFPPGMDYELAYDVSKFLDASIEKVLHTLLEAFILVSLVVYMFLGDLRSTIIPTIAVPVSLIGTFFVLQLFGLSINLITLFAMVLAIGVVVDDAIVVVEAVHAKMAEKPLSPYKATMEVVQEISGAIIAITLVMTAVFVPVTFVPGPVGQFYRQFGITMATSIVLSGVVALTLTPVLCAMILQPHTHSHATHEKKKRNIFLTILYLIAGLLVLALVTYLAYELWGWVGFLLLLVPLVRKPFDWLVERGTDFYAAILKRTVSKRALAVALVGVFTAGIYFVNESLPTGFIPGEDQGIIYGIIQTPPGSTLEYTNAKSHELQEIAKELDEVTSVTSLAGYEVLTEGRGSNAGTCILNLKPWSERELDARQIIEELEEKCKRLSDVKIEFFEPPAVPGFGAAGGFSMRLLDKTNSSDYQRLGEVTEEFMAALEERPELKNLFTFFSSDYPQYELIVNNDIAMQKGVSIEAALENLNILIGSTYEQGFIRFGQFYKVYVQAAPEFRRYPEDLETMFVKNEAGEMVPYSAFMRLEEKQGLNEITRYNLYPSAAIQGAPATGFSSGQAIAAIKEVAAATLPHGYDVGWEGLSYDEASKGNESVYIFIIVVAFVYLVLVGQYESFIIPLAVIFSLPIGVFGSFYFLKLMGLTNDVYAQIGLVMLVGLLGKNAILIVEFAVQRRQQGLSLAEAGIEGGKLRFRPIQMTSFAFIAGLIPLVFATGAGAIGNRTIGTTAAGGMLVGTVIGVLVIPGLYYLFGRMADKRSLIRDEHYDPLSELFERHP; encoded by the coding sequence ATGTTTACGAAGTTTCTCCACCGGCCAGCGCTGGCGATTGTCATCTCGCTGATGATCTTGTTCCTCGGCGGTCTCGGCATCGAGACCCTGCCCGTGGCGCAGTTTCCATCGGTCGCCCCGCCGACGGTCCAGGTGTCGATCGCGTACCCGGGCGCCAGCGCCAACGTGCTGGTCGACTCGGTTCTGATCCCGCTCGAGCAGTCGATCAACGGCGTGCAGAACATGCGGTACATCGCCTCGGACGCGACCAGCGCGGGCGAGGCGACCATCCGCATCTACTTCGAGCCCGGCACCGACCCGAACATCAACGTCGTTAACGTGCAGAACCGCGTCAACATCGTGATGAACCGGCTGCCGCCGCTCGTGCAGCGCGAGGGCATCCTGGTGTCGCAGGTCGTGCCGAGCATGCTGATGTACGTCAACGTGTACAGCACCGCCGAGAACGCCGACCAGAAGTTCCTCTACAACTTTGCCAACGTCAACATCATGCCGGTGCTCAAACGCATCCAGGGCATGGGCCTGCCGACCAACCTCGGCAACCGCTCCTACGCGATGCGCGTCTGGCTTAAGCTCGACCGCATGCGGGCGTACAACCTGTCGTCCGACGACGTCATGGAGGCGCTGGCCGAGCAGAGCGTGATCGGCTCGCCCGGCCGGCTGGGCCAAGCGACCGGCAAGACCTCGCAGACCAAGGAGTACGTGCTGACTTACGTCGGCCGGTTCAACAAGCCGGAGCAGTACGAGAATATCATCCTCAAAGCGAACCCGGACGGCGAAATCCTCCGGCTGAAGGACGTCGCGGAGGTCGAGCTGGGCTCCGAGTTCTTCGACATCTACTCCGACATCGACGGGCACCCGGCGGCGTCCATCATCCTGAAGCAGAGCCCCGGCTCGAACGCGGCCGCCGTGATCGACGAGGTGAAAGAGACCCTCGAGCAGATCAAGGAAGAGACCTTCCCCCCCGGCATGGACTACGAGCTGGCATACGACGTCTCGAAGTTCCTGGACGCGTCGATCGAGAAGGTGCTGCACACCCTGCTCGAGGCCTTCATCCTGGTGTCGTTGGTGGTGTACATGTTCCTCGGGGACCTCCGGTCCACCATCATCCCGACGATCGCGGTGCCGGTTTCGCTGATCGGCACGTTCTTCGTGCTGCAGCTGTTTGGGCTGTCGATCAACCTGATCACCCTGTTCGCGATGGTGCTGGCGATTGGCGTCGTGGTGGACGACGCGATCGTCGTGGTCGAGGCGGTGCACGCCAAGATGGCCGAGAAGCCGCTCAGCCCGTACAAGGCGACCATGGAGGTCGTGCAGGAGATCAGCGGCGCGATCATCGCCATCACCCTAGTGATGACCGCCGTGTTCGTGCCGGTCACTTTTGTCCCCGGGCCGGTCGGGCAGTTCTACCGGCAGTTCGGCATTACGATGGCCACCTCTATCGTCTTGTCGGGCGTGGTGGCGTTGACCCTCACGCCGGTGCTGTGCGCGATGATCCTCCAGCCGCACACGCACTCGCACGCGACGCACGAGAAGAAGAAGCGAAACATCTTCCTGACGATCCTCTACCTGATCGCCGGGCTGCTGGTGCTCGCGCTGGTCACGTACTTGGCTTACGAGCTGTGGGGGTGGGTCGGCTTCCTGCTGCTCCTCGTGCCCCTGGTCCGCAAGCCGTTCGACTGGCTGGTAGAACGCGGCACCGACTTCTACGCCGCCATTCTCAAGCGGACGGTCAGCAAGCGGGCGCTGGCGGTGGCGCTGGTTGGCGTGTTCACGGCCGGCATCTACTTTGTCAACGAGTCCCTCCCCACCGGCTTCATCCCGGGCGAGGACCAGGGCATCATCTACGGCATCATCCAGACCCCGCCGGGGTCGACGCTCGAGTACACCAACGCCAAGAGCCACGAGCTGCAGGAGATCGCCAAGGAGCTCGACGAGGTGACCTCGGTAACGTCGCTAGCGGGTTACGAGGTGCTCACCGAGGGCCGCGGTTCCAACGCCGGCACCTGCATCCTCAACCTCAAGCCGTGGTCGGAGCGGGAGCTCGACGCGCGCCAGATCATCGAGGAGCTCGAGGAGAAGTGCAAGCGGCTGAGCGACGTCAAAATCGAGTTCTTCGAGCCCCCCGCGGTCCCCGGCTTCGGGGCCGCCGGCGGGTTCTCGATGCGCCTGTTGGACAAGACCAACTCGTCGGACTACCAGCGGCTGGGCGAGGTCACCGAGGAGTTCATGGCGGCGCTGGAAGAACGCCCCGAGCTGAAGAACCTGTTCACGTTCTTTTCCAGCGACTACCCCCAGTACGAGCTGATCGTTAACAACGACATCGCCATGCAGAAGGGCGTCTCGATCGAGGCGGCGCTCGAGAACCTCAACATCCTAATTGGCAGCACCTACGAGCAGGGCTTTATCCGCTTCGGCCAGTTCTACAAGGTGTACGTCCAGGCGGCGCCCGAGTTCCGCCGCTACCCGGAGGACCTCGAGACGATGTTCGTCAAGAACGAGGCCGGCGAGATGGTGCCGTACTCCGCGTTCATGCGGCTCGAAGAAAAGCAGGGGCTGAACGAGATCACCCGCTACAACCTCTACCCGTCCGCCGCGATCCAGGGAGCGCCCGCCACGGGCTTCAGCAGCGGCCAGGCAATCGCCGCCATCAAGGAGGTGGCCGCCGCCACCCTGCCCCACGGCTATGACGTCGGCTGGGAGGGCCTGTCCTACGACGAGGCCTCCAAGGGGAACGAGTCGGTCTACATCTTCATTATCGTGGTGGCCTTCGTCTACCTGGTTCTGGTTGGGCAGTATGAGAGCTTTATCATCCCGTTGGCGGTGATCTTCTCCCTTCCGATTGGGGTGTTCGGGTCGTTCTACTTCCTCAAGCTGATGGGCCTCACAAACGACGTCTACGCCCAAATCGGACTAGTCATGCTAGTCGGTCTGCTCGGCAAAAACGCAATTCTCATCGTAGAGTTTGCGGTCCAGCGACGGCAGCAGGGGTTGTCCCTTGCAGAGGCCGGAATCGAAGGAGGCAAGCTACGCTTCCGACCGATTCAAATGACATCATTCGCATTTATCGCAGGACTCATACCACTGGTATTTGCGACCGGCGCCGGAGCCATCGGCAATCGCACGATCGGCACCACCGCCGCCGGCGGCATGCTGGTGGGCACTGTGATCGGAGTGCTGGTAATCCCAGGACTCTACTACTTGTTCGGCAGGATGGCCGACAAACGAAGTTTAATCAGGGATGAACACTATGACCCCCTCAGCGAGTTATTCGAGCGACACCCGTAG
- a CDS encoding DUF6677 family protein, which yields MSKNHNVFLSSDAAIEHYGLDLKNRGLAALLAWLVPGLGHFYQGRNVKGTLFMLCIGTLLVFGIYVGQGRGDTVAQVVHASTADFAPGGGRMGGVLQAAGAHWKFVCQSGVGAVALPALVQRDRARKGRPALLGGLFAPPDMEGKHTSLDSSGHEVEHPNELAKWNYDAGFAFEVGTMYTVIAGLLNLIVIYDAAYGPLASAQVADPDPDDSNPKDSDS from the coding sequence ATGTCGAAAAACCACAACGTCTTCCTGTCGTCCGACGCGGCGATCGAGCACTACGGCCTCGACCTCAAGAACCGCGGCTTGGCCGCGTTGCTGGCCTGGCTAGTCCCAGGATTGGGGCACTTCTACCAGGGGCGGAACGTCAAGGGCACGCTCTTCATGCTCTGCATCGGAACACTGTTAGTGTTTGGCATCTACGTCGGGCAGGGCCGTGGGGACACCGTCGCCCAGGTGGTGCACGCTTCGACCGCCGACTTTGCTCCGGGCGGGGGCCGCATGGGCGGCGTCCTCCAGGCTGCGGGCGCCCACTGGAAGTTTGTCTGCCAGTCGGGCGTTGGGGCCGTGGCGTTGCCCGCGCTGGTGCAACGCGACCGCGCACGCAAAGGCCGGCCGGCCCTGCTGGGAGGCCTGTTTGCTCCGCCCGACATGGAGGGCAAGCACACGAGCCTGGACTCGAGCGGGCACGAGGTCGAGCACCCCAACGAGCTCGCCAAGTGGAACTACGACGCCGGCTTCGCGTTTGAGGTCGGCACGATGTACACGGTGATCGCCGGCCTGCTGAACCTGATCGTCATCTACGACGCCGCTTACGGCCCGCTCGCCAGCGCGCAGGTAGCGGATCCCGATCCCGACGATTCCAATCCCAAAGACTCGGACTCCTAG
- a CDS encoding efflux RND transporter periplasmic adaptor subunit — translation MKHYLYVAAALALGALPFSGCEELEAQHTEEEHEVHHTIVVTSPVVKEVTATTPYVCQIHSCRHIDIRALEGGYLEDIPVKEGQTVKKGDLMFKILGTIYQATLQSEIAEAKIAQIELTNSQKLFKQNMVSDQDVALAEAKLAKAQAQVDQAQAEYNFTSVTAPFDGIIDRLHEQQGSLIDEGAILTTLSDNSTMWVYFNVPEALYLEYQTQLTQGEQDLDLDLVLANGATFNQEGKIAAIEADFNPETGNIAFRADFPNPNRLLRHGQTGVVLIHRKLKGAVVIPQRATYEILDKRFIFLVDDDGKVHQHEIKVLHEMDDIYVIGGDISGDDKIVLEGVRQVRDGEEVEYEYVEPSEVLSHLKFEAE, via the coding sequence ATGAAGCACTACCTGTATGTCGCCGCCGCCCTGGCGTTGGGCGCGCTTCCCTTCTCTGGGTGCGAGGAACTTGAGGCCCAGCACACCGAGGAGGAGCACGAGGTGCACCACACGATCGTGGTCACTAGCCCCGTGGTGAAGGAAGTGACCGCCACCACGCCCTACGTTTGCCAGATCCACTCGTGCCGGCACATCGATATCCGCGCGCTGGAGGGGGGCTACCTCGAGGACATCCCGGTCAAAGAGGGGCAGACGGTTAAGAAGGGCGACTTGATGTTCAAGATCCTCGGGACGATCTACCAGGCGACCCTGCAGTCGGAGATCGCCGAGGCCAAGATCGCCCAGATCGAACTCACCAACTCGCAAAAGCTGTTCAAGCAGAACATGGTCTCCGACCAGGACGTCGCGCTCGCCGAGGCCAAGCTGGCCAAGGCCCAGGCCCAGGTGGACCAGGCGCAGGCCGAGTACAACTTTACCAGCGTCACCGCGCCGTTCGACGGCATCATCGACCGGCTGCACGAACAGCAGGGGAGCCTGATCGACGAGGGGGCCATCCTGACGACCCTGTCGGACAACAGCACGATGTGGGTCTACTTCAATGTGCCCGAGGCGCTCTACCTGGAGTACCAGACGCAGCTCACCCAGGGCGAACAGGACCTCGACCTCGACCTGGTGCTGGCCAACGGCGCCACGTTCAACCAGGAGGGCAAGATCGCCGCGATCGAGGCCGACTTCAATCCCGAGACCGGCAACATCGCCTTCCGCGCCGACTTCCCCAACCCCAACCGGCTGCTGCGGCACGGCCAGACCGGCGTGGTGCTGATCCACCGCAAGCTGAAGGGCGCGGTGGTGATCCCGCAGCGGGCCACCTACGAGATTCTCGACAAGCGGTTCATCTTCCTCGTCGACGACGACGGCAAGGTCCACCAGCACGAGATCAAGGTGCTCCACGAGATGGATGACATCTACGTCATCGGCGGCGACATCAGCGGCGACGACAAGATCGTGCTCGAGGGCGTCCGCCAGGTGCGTGACGGCGAGGAGGTCGAGTACGAGTACGTCGAACCGTCGGAGGTTCTCTCCCACCTGAAGTTCGAGGCCGAGTAG